In Rhodopirellula halodulae, one DNA window encodes the following:
- a CDS encoding PH domain-containing protein, which produces MKNASPIVFPSAVDRWLVFVLLAPIFLAVGIAAYLLNEGRADEAGTMVLMAAAIAAVTAVFTIPCRYTLLQDTLSIRCGLLCYQVDYADITEAVPSSTLVSGPALSLRRVIVRTSKREFIVSPDDRERFIEELMRRVAATKETDLTEQATTETT; this is translated from the coding sequence ATGAAAAATGCGTCCCCCATCGTTTTCCCGTCCGCCGTTGATCGGTGGCTGGTTTTTGTGCTGCTCGCACCGATCTTTTTGGCCGTTGGAATTGCTGCGTACCTGTTGAATGAGGGCCGGGCTGATGAGGCCGGCACCATGGTTTTGATGGCGGCCGCGATTGCCGCGGTGACGGCGGTTTTCACCATTCCGTGCCGTTACACGCTGCTCCAGGACACTCTATCGATTCGGTGTGGGCTGCTTTGCTACCAAGTCGACTACGCGGACATCACTGAAGCAGTGCCTTCGTCCACTCTGGTCAGCGGTCCCGCTTTGTCGCTCCGGCGGGTCATTGTGCGAACCTCGAAACGTGAATTCATTGTCTCGCCCGATGACCGGGAACGTTTCATCGAAGAGCTGATGAGGCGTGTCGCTGCGACGAAGGAAACCGACTTGACGGAACAAGCAACCACCGAAACGACGTGA